Within the Nicotiana tabacum cultivar K326 chromosome 11, ASM71507v2, whole genome shotgun sequence genome, the region TATTACAGTTGCACTACACACTCTGGTTCTTCTTGTGCATTTTTACCTAGAAAGTTCTTGTAAAATTCCACAAAAACTTTAGCTATATTAGGTGCAGTAGTCTTTGTGATCCCTTCACAATCTCTTATAGTAAAGATTCTATTGGAGTTCCTTTTGGCTTTAATCATGCTGTGGAAGAACTTAGTCTTCATGCCCCCTGCATTCAACCAATGCATTTTGTACTTCTGTTGCAGTTCTTGTGTCCATATTTGGCATTGCTTGGAAAGCTGGCCTTCCTTCATTATTAGTTCCAGATTAACAAGGTCCCTTTGCAGTGCCTTTTGACATTCCTCCAATTACCTTTGTGCCAGTATAGCTTTGCCTTCAAAATCACTAAATTGGCATCTGTTTATTGCTTTGAGAACAAACTTGAGCCTGTTGAGTTTCTCCACCAGTCTATACATACATGTACCCTCTATGCTCTTGTCCCAGTTTTCTTTCACTTGTTGCTAATAATTTGTGGCTTGACTCCACATGTTGTAGTATCTGAATCTGTGTTGGTTCTGCTGAGGTCCATATCCCAGTTTATCAAAGCTAGACAATGTTCCATGAGACCCTCATTCTCAAAGTGCACATCTAATCCTAGCAATGCACTCATCCACTATCGCActcctttttctcgcgaaagcgggatTTGACGAGTGATAACCCTTTTAaatgaggtattaaaagagaagagcttccacctaacgatttttaaggtgcgatAGGGCAACTATTTGCgaataactctatttgactagtcaacgccaccaaagatcgggtaaggactAAAactacctcgaagagaaggtgttaggcactcttcgaggtatacaattgtgggtcccgaccaaaATTTATGCTATGTGGATTGTCTAATTagactaggtgatcaaataaataaagagagGTTAGAAGTCGAAGAGTCTTATTATAACATGTGAGAATTAGTACAAATCTTAATGACTATAAGGATACAACTAAATTGGTCTATATTAAATGACTAAGTGTAGATAACAAGTATATAAAGGAAAAGAggagtcctaagttttttagcctaaatgaACACCCCGTGCaaaataaataatacttcacaactcccTTAAGGttggggttgctcatattattcagtgggcacagactatcatttcatgctacccaattactatgttgaagttgtttacttaaaggcgctctaattcaattctaagccatgtcctatgcgtgcattacccgtcccatacctatggtccaagAAGCTTTGGAGCtattgggtggttctagactttacttaggatgctcaaaatgataaaaactaggcgacattcaaaacaggTAGGACTGCACATACTAGCAATGAAAGGCTCAAGTTAACCTCAACATATAAGCACAAAAAGCACGCGATCAGTCACATATTTTCAGATTAGGCAGTAGGCAGTTTCAAAATTAAGACGTATTATAGTCGTTAAGTCCTATGGGCATGGCTTATAGATAATTCTGTTTTTCAGCATTGTGCAGGTAGCATTGCAGCTTTAAGCTAATAGATTTGTATATTAAAAGAGTTACAGGTCCTATAGACTTAATCTCTACTTGTTCGTACGATGAGGCAGTAAAACTATTTGAAAACTCAGAGTTTACGACATTGATTTTATAAACATGTTGTCTAAGACGAGTAACAAtatcctataggtaggattttTAATGGTTGAGAACTGGTTTTATAACACAATATCGTTATATGCATGTTTTCTAGGCTGGTGACAGTATCATATAGATATAATAATAAAGCAATACAAAAACGACACGAAGTAGTTGATTAATATATTAAGATCATGTAGTCTTGGTAGCTAAATGGGCAGTACAATAAAGTAATAGAAACAATTgaccaattgattatttgaagttctataggcatggtatctactttaGCAATACATATGTATCACATCCTATAGGTATGCTGTCTAAATATACGGTAATAACATAGAAGCAAGTATGGCAAATACTTAGACTAATGTGTTTGAACAGTGCATAAATAAAGTATGCatgattcctatagacatgctttctacacATGAAACTAAATACCATATAAGGCATGTTgaacaaatagcaaatagaccacacagatcctataggcacgttttctacccttttatgcaaACGTTAGAATGTACCCGTTCCCCCCAATTCAACTAATCTCCCAATTATTCGTTACTATAGATTATTACATGCCCAAGTAGGATAAAATAGTTACAGACTTAATAGGGAAGCTACAAggccaaaatacagcaaatacaTGATACCCTAGGCTGATTCTAGGTCTTCAACTGAGCCTGGAGCCTTTGGTGATGAACATGACCAAACTCCAGGTGGCTATTAATACGCTTCAAGTTTGAGTACCAAACTGGCCCAACAACTAGGCCCAAACATTAAGACAGTTGCCTTGCTTACTCATGGAATACTAAATAACTATAGCAACATAGGTAACAAGTTTGGTACTAGGAGACACTACTGAAAAATTGGTCTACGGTAACGGTTGGAAAACCGTCCCCATAGACTGCCAAACCGTTGTCGTAGGGATTTTGGAACGGTTTACCACCCGTTACATCAGCCGGCGTACCCATAGGTCTACTGGAATGATTCTTGCAACGGTTTGCATCGCCGTGACAATAGATATGTCTATCGCAACGGTTTTCCCCTTCTCTGTTGGAACGATTATTTTTTCAATTGGAACGGTTTAAAACCGTTACTATATTATTTATACAACGGTTCTTAACCATTGCCATATTATTTAAAGCAATATTTATGTAAGCTATTGCTACGGTTATGTTGGATATAGCAACGGTTTCTTTAAGCTATCGTAACagttatatttgtatttggaaCAGTTTTGTAGATCATTTTGGAACAGGTTATGGGACCTATTGCAACGGTTTACATTATCTACAAGAACACCATTTGTATCCTATTGCAACGGTTCTGGTAGGCTATTGTATCagtttaattaaaaccaaaatatagcacctgttataaataaaatttatacatataataaattataataacaCTAAAATTTTAATACATCATAAAATGAAactattaataatataaaattatccATCAAGCAAATAATAATATCCATAAGGCAAATGTTCTACCCCATGAGTGCATAAGTTTAGTACATTTCAAGAgggtaaataagtttaaaaaaaatgttgGTAACAAAAGATTCCTAGAATATTCATCTATAACAATTCAAAATTATCTCAAGTAAGGTCTAGTTCTTCATCGTCTTCATCATCCATTTCTTGATCTACTCCACctaaaaagagaataaataaAGTTATTGTCCTTCAAGAGAATACGGTCTAAGAATACTCATAGCACAAATTGccatgaaaaaaaaagaacaaagagCTAGCTACTATTACAGAGTACAAAAAACAGAGAAAACTCTCAGTTATTACACTCTTTTTCAAAAGGCTAAAGCAAAAAAGtgccttctctttttcttttgccaTATTCTTTTTGCTCAAAATGGGTTGGAATATATATATCCATCATCGTCAACTTATTTCATTTTCCAAATAACATTCTCATTACTTGCTGTAAATCAAACTCGATTATTTGCAGGGGCACACACCATTGGCCAATCACATTGCTCTTTATTTCTGAATAGAATATACAATACATCAGATATAGAGGGACACTGCAATGTCCTAAAAATGGAGGGAATTGAAGTTTGGCCCCACTCGATTTGGTCACAGACAAAAAACTTGACAATAATTATTTCAAGAACCTAATGCAGAAGAAAGGTTTGCTCCAATCTGATCAAGTTCTTTTCAATGGAGGATTAACCACTGAAAAGtgccttctctttttcttttgccaTATTCTTTTTTCTCAACATGGGTTCTTctaatgaagaagaaaaaaaattatcaaCAACCAAAATGGTTATGGGTTAATGGACCTATAATAGTAGGTGCTGGACCTTTGGTTTAGCAGTTTCAATCACCagtaaggaagaagaaaaatagctccagtgagaaaaaaagaaaatacacaCCACATTCATCAAGGAAAAGACACTAATAGTTGCTTCAGCTCATTAGATGACAATTGCTCCAAATTCTTCTCACATAAAGAAAAAAGAGGGTAGAATATTTCTATCCTAAGATATGTGGTAACAAAATCTACATTTCCTTCACAAGGATGAAGGCCGCTACCATATGTTTCTCCATATCATACCATACAGGTAGTGCTGGAGTCGTTACTTACTCGTTCTTATATCATGGTTGAAAAAAGTAAGGAAAGAACAAGAAGCTTGCAGTTTTCAGAGACATGAGTATTTCTAAAATTGATACTTCAAAACTTGCTACATGGAACTAGTTTAAACTACTAGGTTAAGCTAAGTAGTTGTGGTACCTGATAGCCAACAACATTATTATTTGACAATAATGAATCATTTTCAAAGTACTGAAATTTGACAACAATTTAGAAACAACAAATATATTGCTAAGCAAGCTAATGTCGATTTAACTAAACGGTGAAAATGATCAATAAACAGCATTTACCAACAGTTCTTTCACCACATTTCAGTAATAACAACTTAATAATCATACAAATGTCCTTGGATGCATAAAGAAATTTGAATTAAAGTATTCTTAAAACTAATAACTCAATATATTTAAAATTGGAACTAGCTAGTATTAGTTACTTACTCATGCACAGTCAATTCGTAAAGACTTAATGATTTGCGTATATTAATGGTGAACATTATCTCTTGGCATTCTTTTCCAATTGCACTGTTGAAATCTTGTATCATTTCTATGATATTATGCTTATGCTATTTCTTTTTCCATGCTTTATGCAGGTAGACAAGAAAGTGTAAAGAGGCAGGGAACTCACTGAAGAATATATAGGATACAATTTTGAGAATCGTCATTAAAGTCAACACACAACATCATTTTCAAGCAATCATGGTACTATTACTTGGTTTTCCTAAAAATTTGACAAATTGTTGTCAACTCCCATTATTTGGTTTTCGTAAAAAGTTTCCTAAATACCCTTCAAAAAAATAGTTCATTTCTTACTTAGAGGATTATGCTAAACACTTTACCATATCCCCTCTGCCTTGAACCAAAGCAAAATCCCAAGCAAGGAAGGAGGAGatgaagaagaaatagaagaagatgtATAACATTTGGTACGTACTGACCTTGATTGTTACTACCAGCAGATGGTCGACTGTTTAGTTGAACAATAACTTGTTGTGCAGAGGAAGCTTCTACAGGTGAACATGCACTGAACCTTAACATGTCAGGATCAAGTCGCAAATCTGGGTTCAGACACTGAAGTCGTGCGATGACGTTCATTGTAATATTTTGTTCCATGGCATCCTTTTATTCATCATGCATTCGTTGTTGCATCCTCTCTTCTATTTCCTCCATTTTCTGATGCATCCTCTCATCAAAAGATCCAAGATTCCCTTTTTGCCCCTTTAACACAATCTTGGTAACCCCTCATCCATACAATCTCATGCGACCTGGATGTTCAGGTCCCATGACTGATGCAAAAGCGTCATCTGAATGACTGCCATCTTCACTTTCCTGAGATGATTGTATTCTCTCCATTTTAGCCTACAAACCAAAAATGCAAGAAAAAAGAGTTTTAAGTAACTAAAGTTGAATCAATAATTAAGAACAAATAAATAAGCACGACAAACTTTAAATTAGAAATTTCGTACAATTTTACTAATTGTATTGTCATATGAGCTTTTGTATACTTGGccaagttttctttttcttgtagcCACAAACATGTCCTTACTTGATACAGTATCTGAAGTATCAGagatttccttctttttttcctaGTTACATGAAAACAGGTATAAGAATCTTTCCATATAAAGTTAGcaagttcataatttaaaaaaataagaaagataaaacATCAAACCTCGCGAATTAAAGCAAAAGGCGTTCTACCAATAGTGTGCGGACACTTCAATTTGTTTCGATTCTCTGTATTGGTTTCGGATATTTTCTACAAATAAATGAGTCAACCAATAGGTGATTGACTTACTGCAATTCGGAAAGCTTATAATGGAGAGAGTGAGCCTCCGAGTTTCATACTCTCTTTTACAGTCTCTTCTTATAACAACTGCAGTCACCATTGATGCCCAGTTTTTGTTCCTATTGGAAATTTCTTTACATTTCCACTTCTTTATTAACTAAAAAGAAattggttttgttttgttattcctTTTTCACTGGGTTATTTATCTTTTCTACCTTATGAAAGGGTCCCAGGTTAGTATAAACCTGCATCTCCAGTGGACTGACAGATTTACTCGTTTAAAACTGGGCAGAAATTGGGCAGAAACTTGGCAGAAATTGGGCAGAATTTTTCTGAAAAAGATTCGCCAGCATTTCGACGCTTTTTGGacgtttaaaaagaaaaagaaaaagaaaaagaagaagaagaagaagaagaagaagaagaagaagaagaagaagaagaagaagaagaagaatgaaaataaaaagtgcaaaatcaaAACATACctcttgaaatttgaaaattgttgttgtaatgttgaagaagaagaagaagaagaagaagaagaaccatTACTCGACCAAACTGACTAGTAGTAGTACTAATTTACTATAGAAACATTTCAAACATGGCAGGGCGGAAGATTGGGGAACAGCAAATAGTCAGATTCGGTACTATTTTACTTCTGATTCTTTTGACTCAGACACCAAAAAACAATTATGTTAAAACAAGACAAGAGATTCTGGATGTAATTACCTTGTGAGGATCGGAGTTCCAATATTTAAGAAGATCCTTAAAGTGAGATTCCGGAATATCTACTGGCCTATTCTCCATTCGAAGCTCATCATTCTTATAGGCTGTGAAGTGAGTTGTCTTCAATTGACTCTTATACTTTCTCCAAGCACTACAAACTGATTCAAAAACCCATGGTTTCGCCTCATCAGGAATGTCATATTGTTCCTACAAATTTAGTGCAATTGGGTTAGTGTAAGAAATAAGAAATATCATCCATGTTTATTGGACATTGGGAACTTCATACCTTGATATATTTTCACATATCCTCTTTTGTGTCAAGTTTCCTCCAATTAAATACATTAAGAGGACAAAAAGTCCCACTCCTTGCCAATGTGCCGAGGAAGCTACCCAACTCTTTTATAACCTCTATAGTAGGACCAACGGGTTGATTATACTCATTTAGAATGATTATTTTACGCTCATTTCTACCATGAACCCTTGGCATTTGAGTACggcctctttttctttttggcgagGAGGGGCCTGCAATAGTACAAAACAAAGATAATCATTAATCACTATTTTAGTTAAGTATAtgattaaaatttatatatattttccttGTTCCTCAAATTGTTCAACTGCTTCATGAGTGGTAGAATCATCAGATCGTTCATGTACTCCATGTGATGCAGGAGTGATGAAATCCATATTTTCTTGTTGCACTTGTCCATGTACTCCTTGTGTTGCTGAAGAGGCGCGATTCCATGACACTTGCTGCACTTGTTCTTGCAATTGAGATCCAACTTCGGATTGTCGTTCTTCATTTGCATTTGACCTTAGAGCTTTCAAGGCTGTTTTTGTTGTTAATGACGAAACCTTTTGGTTTCGCAAAGATGAAGGTAATCCACCTTATGATTGTCGTTCTTCAATTGCATTTGATCTTATAGCTTGGAAGGTTCTTTTTGTTGTCAACGACGAAACCCTTTGATTTCGCAAAGATGCAAATGATCCAGCTGGAATGCGGTtggatattttcttatttttgcttGAGCACCCTTCTTGATTCATGACTATTCAAATATTTTTCAGATTCTGAAAAGCAAATATTCAGTTGGAGGATAGAAATTACCAATTCTGAAAAGCAAATATTCAGCTATAATATTCAGTTGAATGAACAATGTGAATGAACTGAGCCATTCCGTGTGAGAATGACGGCCAAATATCATATTAGCTATAATATTGCTATAATTTAATGGAGGATAGAAATTACCAACT harbors:
- the LOC107801661 gene encoding uncharacterized protein LOC107801661, whose amino-acid sequence is MENRPVDIPESHFKDLLKYWNSDPHKEKKKEISDTSDTVSSKDMFVATRKRKLGQVYKSSYDNTISKIAKMERIQSSQESEDGSHSDDAFASVMGPEHPGRMRLYG